AGGTACCATCATTTCAGAGGTCGAAGATTCTGTCTATTGCTAGCTGGATTCCCATAAGAACCTATCTCACACTGTTTCAAATTATTCatagctttatttttaatacaaacaaacttttaaaaactCTTCACAAATATCTAAGCATATGCTACATATGTGcctctttctcttttgcaaCCTTTTGACAGTAAAAACTACACATACAAGTTTGATTAGAACAACTAAAACAACCCaatctttaaaacaaaatgtcATATTTTTACGAAAAATATGTAAGAatgtttatctttttcaaaagaaatatttgtatttaatattttaaaaacataaaaacgaattcaatatttatataaagataTAGAATAATTGGTACAAGCCAATGtttcctaataaaaaaatacaacgTATTTTGTCGCAATAATTTGCCTGTGATCATTACTACAATCTCTGACACTGTACGGCAATGGATAGTTTTCGAATGCTACCTTTTGGAGAGCTATACCTTGTGTGATCTTATCCGATGTTTAGTTGagttatctaaaaaatatatcgCTATCAGGCGCAGCTTAATCACAGTCACGTAATACAAAAACTTgccattaaataattaagaatataaaaaacaatattggCAAGATAATTACTGTTCATATTGTTTTCTTGGTCTTCTTTATTTCACATTCAAAGTTGTTGTCAGTAAGAGACAAAATTGTAACCCAAACCTCAAGCTATGTGGGTGCAAGAGTACAAGTAGCAGCTAAGGGATAAGCATGAAATAACAGCATTGTAGGTCTCGTGAAGTTCTGAATACTGTCAGAAcctttaaattcattaaactctCAATAACTTTGCAACAGATAAATTGGAGGGTGAAGCATTTCTCCTGCCACATGGCATCATCTCAGATTATTCACAATGCATTATTACAAGACCAATGGACAAGTAAAATACTACTTTTTCCTCTTATTCCTCTTTGATTCTTTCCGTGATACAGCATCCAGTTGGCATCCACCGCCTGAATTTTCTCATAATTTCGTTTTACTTTCCAAATCATACACTAAAAATGGGACCCAggcatataatatattatacacACAAGCACAATCATGATTTGGCTCTTCACTGAACTCATAACATAACTCAAAAACACGAATACTAGCGTAATTAATAATCCAGCTTTCAAACAAAAAGCTTCCAGCTTTCAAAGCTTGCAAAGCTGTCACCAGTAATCAATTCTCACGCGTCCCATCATCCATTCCCACCATACGCAACACAATCCATATTCCAAGTCCTGTTTCCTTCACCTGTCCCTTCTTTatcgcatatatatatatacacgccTCCTTCCACCACATTCCTTCACATCAAAACACCAAACAAAaagctcttcttcctctttctccaGCATGGCTTCTTCTACTGGTATTATGTTTTACGCCCTTCTGCTAGGGCTGGTGGTGGCTACCTCCATGGTGGCTAAATGTGCTGCTAACTTCTACCAAGACTTTGATCTCACATGGGGTGACCACCGTGCTAAGATATTCGGCGGTGGTCAGCTTCTATCTCTTTCGCTCGATAAAGTCTCTGGCTCTGGCTTCCGATCCAAGAAAGAGTACTTATTTGGGAGGATCGATATGCAGCTCAAACTCGTCGCTGGCAACTCTGCCGGCACTGTCACTGCTTACTACGTATGTTCATTCCTTTCTTCTCCCCCTctcactatatatatatatatatatatatattcttctttctttttcaaaagcAACTTTAACATTGAGACGTAACTCACTTTTAAATGACAccattattacatttttggcaTCAACCTTTCAAACGCAAGTTACGCAACTGTTACTTTGTTTTTTAATCCATTAACGGtagtgttttgtgttttgtgatgCAGTTGTCATCTCAGGGACCAACCCATGACGAGATTGATTTTGAATTCTTGGGAAACGTGAGTGGCGACCCTTATATTCTCCACACAAACGTGTTTACCCAAGGCAAAGGAAACAGAGAGCAACAGTTCTACCTCTGGTTCGACCCCACCAGAAACTTCCACACTTACTCCATCATCTGGAAGCCCCAACACATCATGTGAGTAAAAACAAgatatttatgttttcttcGTCTCTCGCTTTCCATGGTGTGTCTTTTCCCTTCGATAACCGGCATTGAATAAAACGAAACCGGTTCATTTATCTGTTGTGCAGCTTCTTGGTGGACAACATTCCCATAAGGGTGTTCAAGAATGCTGAGAGTGCCGGTGTTCCTTTCCCGAAGAACCAACCCATGAGAATCTATTCTAGCCTGTGGAATGCTGATGACTGGGCAACTAGAGGTGGCTTGGTGAAAACTGATTGGTCCAAGGCACCGTTTACAGCGTACTACCGCAATTTCAAAGCCACGGAGTTCTCGGGGTCTTCCAATTCATTCTCTGATGCTGCATTGCAGAGCACGGAGCTTGACGCCTATGGCAGAAGAAGACTTAGATGGGTTCAAAAGTACTTCATGATCTATAACTACTGCAACGACCTTAAGCGATTCCCACAAGGCCTTCCTGCGGAGTGCAAACGCTGAGAAACAAACGagtctttgtttttatttgtaaaatattttatattattatgtctCGGTCTTTTGATTCTTTAATTTTGTGTCTTCTTCGCTATTTTGCCTTTTTCTCTAAGTCATGCTTTATATATGATattcatattcaaaataaatgaaattcgTTTTACTACCTACCACTTTTGTTATATCAAATGCTTCTCAGTATGAAACTTTAATTTTACatctttttccattttcaaatCCTTCCTATCTTGGTAGTGCTTGCGTTTCTTGTTGCGAGTTTTTCCATTATCACTATTGTATAGTGAGATCTCACGTGTTTCAATATCGAACAgaggattttctttttttgcattttaaatTGTATGTCTTTTCTTATTTAGGCTAAAATGCATAGAAAGGAAAAACGTGTCCTTTTTATAGTTCTCTTTACTTTCATgttcttaaatattttacttagtTGATTAAGAAAATGTATAGATTGACACATTTCATTTGGCAcgttattttttacttttctattataaaaaacatttttttaacttccttaataaataaaaattgtaaaatgaagTGGAGGTTGAGACACATCATTTTTTactcttattatatttttaaataaaaaaataatgttaaataagTGCATTAGTGTCAACCCACCGTTATCGTGTAATGTGGTAAGTgtaatgaaagagaaaaattatgagaaaattgatttcattttttcttataaattaaaataagttttaatttgttgaagaagtttaatttttttgtaaccTTTTTCTTATATATGTGCTAGTGAAACGTGCAATTGGAACCAAGATGTTTTCATAATTGAAGAAATAGAGCGAAGTTATTTTATAAAGGTTGTGAGATTTTTCTAAAGAGcttattaaaataagttcaatagtaacatatgaatatattttgagttgttttttaagttttctaaaaaattagTATCGagtttacaaaaagaaaattttgttgtAGAAATACTCagtgttgatatatatatacttttcactttttatttttaaattattttttttaacatgaaCAGTGTTTTGCATAAACTGAAATATTGATAAGGGTTGACTTACGTAGTAATAGTAATAATGGTGACTTTATATTTtcaatctattataaaaaacatataattgttgtaacattccaaaaatacagcaacaaattatataatagaataattacatttaataatactTCAGTTCTTACACTAAAAAGGAAACGAACGTTACTGGCCGAACGACCTTTCACAAAGAAATTACAAAGTTAAACTGTACAGCGGTACAACTAtccgaacggttttacaaaacaatAAACCGATCGTCAAAAGTAACAAAaggggaaggtgatcgaacgaccacctcactacaaaaatttaaactactgaccgaacgttctactattcggtcttaacttcaacttctaccaaattttcttcttccagcagctcgtcgccttctgctcacattcacgcggatgatcattgcaatgacaaggacggacgtacaagacAAGACATGACAAgagaacacagggtaagcttatgtaatttaattcatgcaaaaacatacatttccatatcacattttcttcatctttcattaataaacaTCACCTTGAACCAACGCGTACAAAGATTTATGAGGATTCCAAATAACGGACGTTCAATCTAAACTcagaacgagaccgaacacAGAACGAGACCGAGAGATCTCCAATTCAAGAATGGATTTAAGATTTAAGGTTTGATATCGGGTTGAGGAAATAACGAGTACAATCATAAATCGCCATAAACAAATGGAACGAACGTCAATTACAACATTGAGCCAAtcagatgaactgactcttgagaatTCCAATTTGAACATCAAAAGACCAAATCAAGAACGAAGACTCCAGAATGAAACCAATGAATAAGGATATTTCAAGACCTTCGAAACTAATGCTTATAATGATTCACGTGAAAAAAAAACGAACACTTGTAAATACTTAATGCAGACGCTCGTCCTACATTAGGATTaatcccaaatgaaagaatccacttCTAATCAAGTTTCCTAGAATTATCGAACGGTCGAAGACCGTTCAATAACGATCATACACTTTCTTAGGGAAATCATATCAGGATCATTCATATTCCAACTCattattaacatatagtttcacaactttatacattcatatttcataccacccaaacatagagatttcatacatcatacataacttagtcatatttcattttcactCATTAAATAAACTAACGTTCATGTACTACaatcatatcaaccatcatacattcaattcattcaatcaaataATGAACGTTCAAACATTTCAAcagcatacaaattaaattaaataagcttcccttacctctagcgtgAACGAACGTTACAAGAGGCAGAAATGGGATTCGCCTGACTAAACTTCTTCTACCCTCACGCTCAACAATCCtttaaactaaaccaaacaacagaCCAACCGTTTCAGAATAAGACTATggactcatgcaaccagaagttggtttgcatgtgccagtGAACGAACGACTAACAGAGAAGAAGACTTACCAGATCAGAACTCGAAACTGATCGGATCAAACTGAAGCTTGGGACGCCGTgggtgcttctacggtgcctgaacagAGTTTGGAGTAGAAAAATGGTGAGTTtcggtagagagaagggagagctttttagagagaaggaggataAATGAAAGGTCAGATTTTtttttggagaagaagatgcatgcagaTAGAGTGTGACGTGATTTTCCAAGACTTAGTTTTTGCCTAAAACGGACGTCCGCTTAtttgctgacacctgcattctaCTATCTGATTTTTCGAATCCTCATTGTTGGTCACCTGACGTCCATTCAGAGGGGttttgagtgcgttttaatggttctgacactGTGGGGtttgtgagtgcgttttaatggttcTAACAATTGTTGAGAAATAAATTcgttcataaaattaaatttaacaataaattttgtcaacaaattttataattttaattatctacGAAAAAATAAGCAATCAAATCATttgtgaataaataaaatttgtattattaacagatatttttgttagtaatatattaatcaataaattataaattatgttgGTAAGTTcagttatttataatttataatattggtAAATTTGATCAAAAAATAATGTCTAAACTTTTCGTTTTgatcttttatcaaatttttttaaatttttttaatcagatTCATCGATGAAATAATGTTACATTGTCTGTTTTAGGTTTTaactaattttgttaaattcgtcaataaatttcattaataatttataatttttattattgacatattttttatcaataaatttgttatttaagaAAGCAACAAGTGTTATGCTAAGTTTGGTATTTTTCACAGtgacattaataaaaaaaaaaagagaaagagatgaagaggaggaagataaGTTGGATCTAATGGTAGAAGGGCAACACAAACATGACAACGTTGTGGTGTCAAATGATAATGGTAATAGAAGGTGGaggaagatgaaaataaaacaaatgagaagaagaaagaagaaaagaataagaggaacagggagaagaagtggaggagTTGAAGATGACAGACACAACATCAGCATTGGAGAAACAggaaaatgaagatgaagaagaaaaaagaaacaaaaaaaagaggaagaaagaaaaagattcaattataaaatttatcaacaaattttatggatgatcAAAGTTTATCAGTAATAACAAACGATTATggataaatatttacaaataattttatattattgagaATTATCGATGAATATTTATcaacatatttaatttgttgatATATACtgagatatattttttatcgtcaattataattatcaataaattctttatatactgatgataaaaattttcaacaaaCATTTTACTACAAATGTTCTATCATTTCTAGCCTCtcattatcaataaattttgtcCGTCAACAactaattgttttttaatagtgatatgtatataaaattattactcGTATTTCTACAATTTTATCCATTTTCATTAAtggattaattatttaaatataacttgCATGAATTATTAGTAAATTAAATCTAATGACATTTcaataaatgtttaaattatacacttaagttttttttttataatcacaTGAATTATATGTATTAAACTTTCAACTTGTTGCCATTAACTTTTTCTACATCCAAATAATATAAGTATCACCATGTTTCTTTCTCATGTTCAACTTTTCACATAGATGAAAAAATAGATGAACTTTTGTTTTTACTTATTTGAGTAAGGATAATGataatttgacaatattttaacagaATCTACAtgtcattttgtgattggtcatgatgatgtttatgattattattattgattgtagaataattttggaccaatcacataatgacacgtaggtaatgttaaaatgttgtcaaaatatcattatcctcaGAGTAGATGTGAAACGATGAAAATAGAAGAAGGATAACTTCAAAGTCGGAGTGTTTTAAGGGGAAAAGCACGTAAAGTTAGGAGGTAACttcacatatttaatttttttttattttccatgtATTTTTAAGTACTTGTCAATTATGAATGCCTACCACTttaagggataatcgattatagttTTGATAGAAAtcgattataatttttttagttgaaCTTTTTTTATAGTCTATACATgatgaaataatatattgaaaatatttttttaataatttattattatttattttaaattaagtttaatacaAGATAAAGctaataatattacaaatcatataaatatttcataaattttcttTTGGCTCTTCATATACTCTATGGCACAAACAGGgtttctaatataatttatttaaaaaattatcaaaataacatatttgaaaaaaaattacaataacgAGTAAGTTGTGTTACATTATTTTACTGTAAAGAATCTAAGTATGTCGTATAAATAcgatttcaatttaaaatacattaaactaaaataatgcACTTTAGTACAACTTTAGTACATTagtaatttttcaaaaaagttaCATAGAATGGTCTTTTTGTCTCTTGCTTCTCTTGTTTTATTCCTTTTATTCGTTGATTTATGTAAACAAAACCTTATGTTATGTTTGGATGAAGTAATTTAAAagagtaattaatttatttaaagaatttaaaatcatttacactaaaatgatttgtttgaataaaataattagaaataaattcaaatttaagagAAGCTATATTGAGATGCaaggaaaaaatgaaaacttggagaagatgaaaaagTGAATTGAAAGTGCGAccaaaaaaattagatttaataaaattattcgCAACTCACCTAgcagttttattaaaaaaccatcgaaaattcattttaaataaaaaaaaattaatcttatttgTGATTTTATAATAGAccatcaaaaaaaaaaaaaaataaataagatatagTTGCGGTTTTAACTAAAATAACCTCCTagatttttaaatgataatgatattttaacaattttttttatacactgATTTGTATGTTTGAAACGAACGAATCACGACGATTATAAAGAAATTatcaaaagaaattattaaaaagactttttcctttttaaaaagtCGAAATAAAACCTgttataacatattatttttgtatcatGAGGACATAACGCGACCTCGAACATGAGTAATGATTATTTAAGACATCTAAATTTAGATTCATTTTTCGTTCACATCTTACtctaacaatataaaaatttacatacTTTTATGACCATAAGGGTTTCATGGTAGCGTTACTCCATGAGAAATAGACTAGACGAGCATTTCCAGCAGCCCTACCCTTTTCGTCACCGCAAACGTCACTACTCACTCTTCTGGCTTCCTCCACTCTATATAACAAACAAATAGATTCAAACAACCACCGTGTTACTTCTCTGCCTCCTATCTCACTCGTATAACTAGCCTTTTCTTAGTAAGTAATATCGACTCTGCATTTTCACGCGCCACCGTTACCATGGTGCAACAACGCTTCCTCCTCATAACCTACCCCATCCAAGGCCACGTAAACCCCTCCCTCCAGTTTGCCAAGCGACTCGCTGCCATTGGCGTCCACGTCACTTTCGCCACCAGCGTCTACCTCCACCGTCGCATGCTCAAAAAACCCACCGTCCCCGGCCTCTCCTTCGTCACCTTCTCCGACGGCTACGACGACGGTTACAAAACCACCGACGACTCCGACGTGAACTCCTACATGGCCGAGCTCAAGCGCCGCGGCTCTGAGTTTTTGGGAAACATCATAACCTCCGCTAAAGAGGAAGGCAAACCTTTCACCTGCGTCACCTACACCCTCATGCTTCCCTGGGTCGCAAAGGTGGCGCGTGAGTTTCTTATTCCGGGGGTGCTCCTGTGGATTCAAGCTGCCACGGTTTTGGATATCTACTATCACTACTTTCACGAATACAAGGACTACATTAACACCATCCAAAAATCCGAGAACTCCATCATCGAGTTTCCGGGTTTGCCCTTTTCGCTCGCAACACGTGACGTTCCCTCTTTCCTCTTACCCTCCAATGCCTACTCTTTCGCTCTTCCTTCACTCGAAGAACAGTTTAAACTTTTCGACGAAGAAACCAACCCTAGAGTTCTTGTCAACACCTTCCAGGACTTGGAACCCGAGGCCTTGAAAGCCATCGATAAGCTAACGATGATTTCAATTGGGCCACTGATTCCCTCCGCCTTCTTGGACGGTAAAGACCCGACAGATACTTCCTTTGGCGGTGACATCTACCACGGGTCAAACGATTACATTAAGTGGCTGGACTCAAAGCCCGCGTTGTCTGTGGTTTATGTTTCGTTTGGTACCCTTGCTGTGTTGGGTCAGAGGCAGATGGAAGAGGTAGCACGTGCGTTGCTGGATTCCGGGTATCCCTTCTTGTGGGTAATAAGAGAACCCAAtggaaaacaagaaaaggaagaaaagttgCAAGAACTGAGCTGCAGAAAGGAGTTGGAGCAGAGGGGGAAGATTGTCAATTGGTGTTCTCAGGTAAGAAACTAATAGATATTTCAATACGACTGATGTGTGGATGTATATGCAAGGTTGGAAGAAATTATTAGATTGGATATttgtgtaaaaataaataagatataaaGAGTAGTAGGGATAATATGGTAGTTTGGAACTATGATTTTCAGGTGGAGGTTCTGTCACATGGTTCGTTGGGTTGTTTTCTGACACACTGCGGATGGAATTCGACAATGGAAAGTTTGAGTTCGGGGATTCCTATGGTGAGTTTTCCGCAGTGGTCAGACCAGGGGACAAACGCCAAGCTGGTGGAAGATGTATGGAAGACGGGGGTGAGAGTGGATGGTAAAGCGAATGCGGAAGGGATAGTGGAGGGCGAAGAGAttaggaagtgtttggaagtgGTGATGGG
This sequence is a window from Vigna angularis cultivar LongXiaoDou No.4 chromosome 2, ASM1680809v1, whole genome shotgun sequence. Protein-coding genes within it:
- the LOC108319072 gene encoding xyloglucan endotransglucosylase/hydrolase 2 yields the protein MASSTGIMFYALLLGLVVATSMVAKCAANFYQDFDLTWGDHRAKIFGGGQLLSLSLDKVSGSGFRSKKEYLFGRIDMQLKLVAGNSAGTVTAYYLSSQGPTHDEIDFEFLGNVSGDPYILHTNVFTQGKGNREQQFYLWFDPTRNFHTYSIIWKPQHIIFLVDNIPIRVFKNAESAGVPFPKNQPMRIYSSLWNADDWATRGGLVKTDWSKAPFTAYYRNFKATEFSGSSNSFSDAALQSTELDAYGRRRLRWVQKYFMIYNYCNDLKRFPQGLPAECKR
- the LOC108318990 gene encoding phloretin 4'-O-glucosyltransferase, whose product is MVQQRFLLITYPIQGHVNPSLQFAKRLAAIGVHVTFATSVYLHRRMLKKPTVPGLSFVTFSDGYDDGYKTTDDSDVNSYMAELKRRGSEFLGNIITSAKEEGKPFTCVTYTLMLPWVAKVAREFLIPGVLLWIQAATVLDIYYHYFHEYKDYINTIQKSENSIIEFPGLPFSLATRDVPSFLLPSNAYSFALPSLEEQFKLFDEETNPRVLVNTFQDLEPEALKAIDKLTMISIGPLIPSAFLDGKDPTDTSFGGDIYHGSNDYIKWLDSKPALSVVYVSFGTLAVLGQRQMEEVARALLDSGYPFLWVIREPNGKQEKEEKLQELSCRKELEQRGKIVNWCSQVEVLSHGSLGCFLTHCGWNSTMESLSSGIPMVSFPQWSDQGTNAKLVEDVWKTGVRVDGKANAEGIVEGEEIRKCLEVVMGSGEKRDELRRNAEKWKCLAREAVKEGGSSDRNIRTFLDYVAGLDRIV